AGGGAAGGGGGTTGGGGGGTTAGGTTATAATCCTTCCCTCGCAGGGAAGGGGGTTGGGGGGTTAGGTTATAATCCACTTCTAACGATGTCGTGGAGTCGCAGCAAACCGACACAAACGCGCTCGCGATCGACAACAGGTAAAACTGCAATTTGGGAAGGACGATTTTCCATTAATTGCAAAGCTTCGTAAGCTAAACAATCGGGGGTAACAACGATGGGTTTGCGGGTCATAATTGAGCTAGCAGTAAGCTGATTTAAATTTGTTGGTGCTGTTTCTTGAATTGCACGTCGCAAGTCACCGTCGGTAATTACTCCTAATAAGTGTCCATCGGTTTCGATGACATTAACCGCACCTAAACCACCTTTACTAATCGCGCTAACTACTTCTAACCACGAAGCATGAGGCGAAATTGTGGGATTATCTTCGCCACCGTGCATTAAATCTTGTACTCTTAAAGTTAAGCGTTTGCCTAGTCTACCAGCCGGATGATTGAGGGCGAAATCTTCTGGAGTTAATCCTTTGACTTGCATCACCGTCATGGCGATCGCGTCTCCAATTGCTAAAGCTACTGTGGTGCTAGTCGTGGGTGCTAAATTTAAAGGACAAGCTTCTTTAGCTACGGCTGCATTTAATACTAAATCGGCTTTTCTGGCGATCGTGGATTTGACGTTACCGACAATCGCAATTATGGGTACGCGACGATGGATTAAACAAGGTAACATCGAAATTAGTTCTTCAGTTTCGCCGCTATTACTTAAGGCGATCGCTA
The sequence above is a segment of the Oscillatoria salina IIICB1 genome. Coding sequences within it:
- a CDS encoding KpsF/GutQ family sugar-phosphate isomerase — encoded protein: MLSIAKQNYVAQVLDLLKLEAEAINQAVERLDPQQVDRAIELLVNCRGKVVLTGMGKSGIVARKIAATMTSTGTLASYLHPADALHGDLGIVGATDVAIALSNSGETEELISMLPCLIHRRVPIIAIVGNVKSTIARKADLVLNAAVAKEACPLNLAPTTSTTVALAIGDAIAMTVMQVKGLTPEDFALNHPAGRLGKRLTLRVQDLMHGGEDNPTISPHASWLEVVSAISKGGLGAVNVIETDGHLLGVITDGDLRRAIQETAPTNLNQLTASSIMTRKPIVVTPDCLAYEALQLMENRPSQIAVLPVVDRERVCVGLLRLHDIVRSGL